One segment of Salvelinus alpinus chromosome 1, SLU_Salpinus.1, whole genome shotgun sequence DNA contains the following:
- the LOC139531898 gene encoding uncharacterized protein produces the protein MDRRNNVRGRGRVIMRGGRRGGGRGRGGRRGRQRVEISDEIRATVKDHVLVHGLTMREAGLRVQPNLSRFSVSTIVRTFREENRIARLPHAGGRTAIFTREQEAVKVGMVLQDNAIRLREIQERVIQHNTHFQGIDSVSISTIDRVLHRNRMRMKQVYRVPFERNSPRVKELRAQYVQTIFDLESLDRPHEFIFVDEAGFNLTKRRRRGRNMIGQRAIVEVPGQRGDNVTICAAISNHGVLHHHVTLGPYNTEHLLRFIANLRDILFEQQVQEQQGQELNENPIPTYMMVWDNVSFHRAAQVREWFNINGQFMNLYLPPYSPFLNPIEEFFSSWRWKVYDRQPYTRVNLLQAMDLACGDIGEESCQGWIRHTRGFFPRCLRRDNIACDVDEVLWFDPAQRQEEAH, from the exons ATGGATAGAAGAAACAATGTGAGAGGACGAGGACGAGTGATTATGCGAGGTGGGCgacgaggaggagggagaggaagaggaggacgaagaggaaGACAAAGAGTGGAAATATCTGATGAAATTCGAGCAACAGTTAAAGACCATGTTCTTGTCCATGGACTGACAATGAGGGAAGCAGGACTTAGAGTGCAACCCAATTTGAGCCGATTTTCTGTGTCCACCAtagtaaggacattcagagaagagaacag AATTGCAAGGCTGCCACATGCAGGTGGAAGGACAGCTATATTCACTCGGGAGCAAGAGGCCGTTAAAGTTGGCATGGTCCTTCAAGATAATGCAATACGACTCAGAGAAATCCAGGAACGAGtgatacaacacaacacacacttccAGGGAATCGACAGTGTGAGCATTTCCACAATTGACCGTGTCCTCCATCGTAACAGGATGCGAATGAAACAAGTATACAGAGTACCTTTTGAGCGCAACTCACCAAGGGTGAAAGAACTGCGAGCTCAGTATGTGCAA acaatatttgacttggaatccttggacagaccccatgagttcatctttgtcgatgaagcaggcttcaatctaacaaagaggagaaggagaggccgaAACATGATTGGACAGCGGGCCATTGTTGAAGTCCCTGGTCAACGAGGTGACAATGTCACAATCTGTGCTGCTATCAGCAACCATGGTGTTCTACATCACCATGTTACACTCGGGCCATATAACACCGAGCACCTTCTAAGATTTATTGCCAATCTAAGAGATATTTTATTTGAGCAGCAGGTTCAAGAGCAGCAGGGTCAAGAGCTAAATGAGAATCCCATTCCCACCTATATGATGGTGTGGGACAATGTCAGTTTCCACCGAGCTGCTCAGGTAAGGGAATGGTTTAACATCAATGGGCAGTTTATGAACTtgtacctccctccatactcACCTTTCCTGAATCCGATTGAGGAGTTTTTCTCCTCTTGGAGATGGAAAGTGTATGATAGACAACCCTACACCAGAGTAAATCTGCTGCAAGCCATGGATTTAGCCTGTGGTGATATAGGTGAGGAATCATGTCAGGGCTGGATACGGCACACAAGAGGCTTCTTCCCCCGTTGCCTCAGGAGGGACAATATTGCTTGTGATGTCGACGAAGTGCTCTGGTTTGACCCAgcccaaagacaagaagaagcacattga